The window TCGAAATCGCCGGTTATTTGGAGCCGAGCCCTGGAGTGCCTCCCACGGCCAAGCATCTCGATGGGTTGATTGCGTTGATGAAATCGAAACGGGTGGGAGTCATTTTGAGTGCTCCCTATTTCGAAACCCGGCACGGCCGATTTGTGGCTCGGCACACGGGAGCCAGGGTCTTGGAGATGGCTCACCAGACGGGAGGACGCAAGGGCACCGAAGACTATTTTTCGATGCTCCAATTGAACTTCTCCCGGCTGATCGACGGACTGAAAGGGGCAAAGTGAATTTGGACCTGCTGACCGTCCCCAAGGCGAATCCTCTTCCCGCCGATCCGGCAGCAGGCCGGGGCTCGCCGACGAACGCTCCATCGGCCCCAAAGCCCATCTTGACGGTTGAGAGGGCCACCCTTGGCTACGGCCGGCATGTCGTCCTTCGTGACGTTAGCATGGACATTCACCAGGGTGATTTCTGGTGTTTGCTGGGGCCAAACGGGGAGGGCAAGACCACGCTGTTGAAGGCGATCCTGGGAGCCATCCGTCCGAAAGGGGGCAAGTTCACGCTCAGAGCGGATTTCGCGAATCGTACGCGCATCGGACTCGTGCCCCAGGAGTCCGAAATCAACACCAAAGTCTCCACCACGGTCGAAGAGCTCGTTTTGACGGGAGTGGTGGGATTGTCGTTGGATGTCTCGACCCGAACGGCCCGGCTGAAGCACGTCCTGGAGTTGATGGGGTTGAGTTTGTTGCGGAGGAGGGATTTCTGGACGCTTTCCGGCGGCCAGCGTCAGCGGGCGTTGGTGGCGCGGGCGCTCATCCGGGATCCTTTGCTGTTGATTGTGGACGAGCCGACGGCGGGACTGGACTGGGCGGCGGCCACCGGATTGCTCGAAACCATCTCCGACTTGAGCCGGAACAAGGGCATCACGGTCTTGTTCGTGACGCACGACTTGAACATTGCGGCGCAACGCGCGAGCCACGTGGCGTTCATCCGCCAAGGTCGCGTGATCGCGGGCCGACTGGGGGAGACGTTCAATCCTGAGAATTTAAAGGCGGCGTTTGGAGTTCCGATCGAATTGGTTCGTGACCGCCAGGGCGTGTGTTCGGTCAGGGTGGCGACTCCCACGCAGGAGGGTGGATGATCAGCGCGTTCTTAAATTCCTGGCCGCTGTTTCAAGAAGCCTATCTTGCCGCGCTAAGCTGCGGGGTTTTGCTTGGAGTGTTAGGGGTTTGGGTGGTGGCGCGGGACGAGTTGTTTCTGGCCGCAGCCGTGGCCCAAGCGTCCGTCCTAGGCCTGGCCCTGGCCTTGACCTTCGAATGGCCCAGTTCCGAGATTCCGGCCATCGGGCTTTCCGTGGCGGTTGCTTGGGCGGCGGGCAAAAAGGTTTCGAGAGGAGGATTGGGACGCGATGAAGTCACGGCCTGGGCTTTTCTGCTCGGTTCCAGTCTGGCGGTTCTGGTTCTGGCCCGGTCGCCGTTAGGCATGAAGAACGTCCAATCGGTTCTGAGTTCCTCCATTCTCGGCGCGAGCCCATTCGAAGCCGGAATGTTTGGCCTGCTCGCAGCCGGGGCGTTGGCGATGGTCCGGATCCAGCGCGAACGGTTCGTCCTCATCTTGCTTGATCCGGTGATGGCGTCCGCCGTTGGCTTGAGCGTGGGGGCCTGGTCGATGGCCATCTCAACGACGCTCGGGCTGGCCTCTGGAATGGCGATCCGGTCCACCGGCCTGCTCTTCACCTTTGGCTGCCTGGTGTTGCCGGCGCTGGTGGCCAAGAATCTGTGCCGGGAGGTGCGTCCGATGTTTTGGGTCGCACCCCTGGTCGCGAGTTCGGCGGTGATCATCGGGCTGGTGCTCGCTCACCATTTCGATTTTCCCCCCGGTCAGTTGGTCGTGGCCGTGCTGGCCGCACTGCTGGTCGCGGCGTGGGTGTGGAGGGAGTTGCGGACGCGCATGGAGGCGTGAAATGGAGGCGCATTCTCTCAGGAATGGGATCGCGGCGCTGCTGATGACGCCACCCGGATCGGGAGCGGCATTTGGGCCGCTTTGTGACGAGGATCCCGCCCCGTCGCATTTTGTGAATCGGCCTGGCCGCCGCCTTCGCGACCATGAATCCTGCGATTTGCGCTCCGTTCGGTGTCCGGTTTCAAGGGTTGCCGGATGGGTTGAGCC is drawn from Verrucomicrobiota bacterium and contains these coding sequences:
- a CDS encoding ABC transporter ATP-binding protein; translation: MDIHQGDFWCLLGPNGEGKTTLLKAILGAIRPKGGKFTLRADFANRTRIGLVPQESEINTKVSTTVEELVLTGVVGLSLDVSTRTARLKHVLELMGLSLLRRRDFWTLSGGQRQRALVARALIRDPLLLIVDEPTAGLDWAAATGLLETISDLSRNKGITVLFVTHDLNIAAQRASHVAFIRQGRVIAGRLGETFNPENLKAAFGVPIELVRDRQGVCSVRVATPTQEGG
- a CDS encoding metal ABC transporter permease; the encoded protein is MISAFLNSWPLFQEAYLAALSCGVLLGVLGVWVVARDELFLAAAVAQASVLGLALALTFEWPSSEIPAIGLSVAVAWAAGKKVSRGGLGRDEVTAWAFLLGSSLAVLVLARSPLGMKNVQSVLSSSILGASPFEAGMFGLLAAGALAMVRIQRERFVLILLDPVMASAVGLSVGAWSMAISTTLGLASGMAIRSTGLLFTFGCLVLPALVAKNLCREVRPMFWVAPLVASSAVIIGLVLAHHFDFPPGQLVVAVLAALLVAAWVWRELRTRMEA